One Streptomyces sp. L2 genomic window carries:
- a CDS encoding fumarate reductase/succinate dehydrogenase flavoprotein subunit, with translation MTSYADYATGDPVADTKAPAGPIHERWDRRRFEARLVNPTNRRGKTVIVVGTGLAGGSAGATLAEQGYHVVQFCYQDSPRRAHSIAAQGGINAAKNYRNDGDSVHRLFYDTVKGGDFRSRESNVHRLAQISVEIIDQCVAQGVPFAREYGGLLDTRSFGGVQVSRTFYARGQTGQQLLLGAYQALSRQIAAGNVEMHPRTEMLDLITVDGRARGIVARDLVTGRIDTYFADAVVLASGGYGNVFYLSTNAMNSNATAVWRAHRRGAYFANPCFTQIHPTCIPRTGDHQSKLTLMSESLRNDGRIWVPRAKGDTRPPHQIPEDERDYYLERVYPSFGNLVPRDIASRAAKNVCDEGRGVGPGGQGVYLDFADAIQRMGRKRVEEKYGNLFEMYERITAENPYEVPMRIYPAVHYTMGGLWVDYDLQTTIPGLFAVGEANFSDHGANRLGASALMQGLADGYFVLPATINDYLARNPLDDGLTADHPVVQDVLAETEDRLNLLLSVDGDRTPDSFHRELGELMWEFCGMARTDTGLRKALERIPQIREEFWRRVKVPGSGEELNQALEKANRIVDYLELAELTCLDALHRTESCGGHFREESQTPDGEAARKDGEFGYTAAWEFTGTGEAPTLHKEDLVFEYVHPTQRSYA, from the coding sequence ATGACCTCCTACGCCGACTACGCGACCGGTGACCCGGTCGCCGACACCAAGGCCCCGGCCGGACCGATCCACGAGCGCTGGGACAGGCGCCGCTTCGAGGCCAGGCTCGTCAACCCCACCAACCGGCGCGGCAAGACGGTCATCGTCGTCGGCACCGGACTCGCGGGCGGCTCCGCCGGCGCGACCCTGGCCGAACAGGGCTACCACGTCGTCCAGTTCTGCTACCAGGACTCCCCGCGCCGCGCCCACTCCATCGCCGCGCAAGGAGGCATCAACGCGGCGAAGAACTACCGCAACGACGGCGACTCGGTCCACCGCCTGTTCTACGACACCGTCAAGGGCGGCGACTTCCGCTCCCGCGAGTCCAACGTGCACCGCCTCGCCCAGATCTCGGTGGAGATCATCGACCAGTGCGTGGCCCAGGGCGTGCCGTTCGCCCGCGAGTACGGCGGCCTGCTCGACACGCGTTCCTTCGGCGGCGTCCAGGTCTCCCGCACCTTCTACGCCCGCGGCCAGACGGGCCAGCAGCTCCTCCTCGGCGCCTACCAGGCGCTGTCCCGGCAGATCGCGGCCGGCAACGTGGAGATGCACCCGCGCACCGAGATGCTCGACCTGATCACCGTCGACGGCCGGGCCCGCGGCATCGTCGCCCGCGACCTGGTCACCGGGAGGATCGACACCTACTTCGCCGACGCCGTCGTCCTGGCCTCCGGCGGCTACGGAAACGTCTTCTACCTCTCGACCAACGCCATGAACTCCAACGCGACGGCCGTATGGCGGGCGCACCGGCGCGGCGCGTACTTCGCCAACCCCTGCTTCACCCAGATCCACCCCACCTGCATCCCGCGCACCGGCGACCACCAGTCCAAGCTGACCCTGATGAGCGAGTCGCTGCGCAACGACGGCCGCATCTGGGTGCCCAGGGCCAAGGGCGACACCCGCCCGCCCCACCAGATCCCCGAGGACGAGCGCGACTACTACCTGGAGCGCGTCTACCCCTCCTTCGGCAACCTGGTGCCCCGCGACATCGCCTCCCGCGCCGCGAAGAACGTCTGCGACGAGGGCAGGGGAGTGGGCCCCGGCGGCCAGGGCGTCTACCTGGACTTCGCCGACGCCATCCAGCGGATGGGCAGGAAGAGGGTCGAGGAGAAGTACGGCAACCTCTTCGAGATGTACGAGCGGATCACCGCGGAGAACCCCTACGAGGTGCCGATGCGGATCTACCCCGCCGTGCACTACACGATGGGCGGCCTGTGGGTCGACTACGACCTCCAGACCACGATCCCCGGCCTGTTCGCGGTCGGCGAGGCCAACTTCTCCGACCACGGCGCCAACCGCCTCGGCGCCTCCGCCCTCATGCAGGGCCTCGCCGACGGCTACTTCGTCCTGCCGGCCACCATCAACGACTATCTGGCCCGCAACCCGCTCGACGACGGCCTCACCGCCGACCACCCCGTCGTCCAGGACGTGCTGGCGGAGACCGAGGACCGTCTCAACCTGCTCCTCTCCGTCGACGGCGACCGCACCCCCGACTCCTTCCACCGCGAACTCGGCGAACTCATGTGGGAGTTCTGCGGCATGGCCCGCACCGACACCGGGCTGCGCAAGGCCCTGGAACGCATCCCCCAGATCCGCGAGGAGTTCTGGCGGCGCGTCAAGGTCCCCGGCAGCGGCGAGGAACTCAACCAGGCCCTGGAGAAGGCCAACCGCATCGTCGACTACCTCGAACTCGCCGAGCTGACCTGCCTCGACGCACTGCACCGCACCGAGTCCTGCGGCGGCCACTTCCGCGAGGAGTCCCAGACCCCCGACGGCGAGGCGGCCCGCAAGGACGGCGAGTTCGGCTACACGGCCGCCTGGGAGTTCACGGGCACCGGCGAGGCCCCCACCCTGCACAAGGAAGACCTGGTCTTCGAGTACGTCCACCCCACCCAGCGGAGCTACGCATGA
- a CDS encoding succinate dehydrogenase, protein MARTVWDSTVGKKTVMAVSGMIMLLYLIAHVIGNLKIFFGAGEFNHYAHWLRTVGEPFMHYEWTLWLIRVVLIVAVVAHAVSAYQLSRRDLKARPSRYVHSRPRASYATRTMRWGGIILALFIVWHILDLTTGTVHSGGFQEGHPYQNVVDTFSTWYGDVIYIVAMLALGLHIRHGFWSAAQTLGVGSRRRDRTLKTVANVLAVLLTAGFIAVPVGVMTGVVS, encoded by the coding sequence ATGGCGCGGACCGTGTGGGACTCCACCGTCGGCAAGAAGACCGTCATGGCGGTCAGCGGCATGATCATGCTGCTGTACCTGATCGCGCACGTGATCGGCAACCTGAAGATCTTCTTCGGGGCGGGGGAGTTCAACCACTACGCGCACTGGCTGCGCACGGTCGGCGAGCCCTTCATGCACTACGAGTGGACGCTGTGGCTGATCCGCGTTGTCCTGATCGTCGCGGTCGTGGCGCACGCGGTCTCCGCGTACCAGCTCAGCCGCCGCGACCTCAAGGCCCGCCCCAGCCGGTACGTCCACAGCAGGCCCAGGGCGAGCTACGCCACCCGCACCATGCGCTGGGGCGGCATCATCCTCGCCCTGTTCATCGTCTGGCACATCCTGGACCTGACCACCGGAACCGTGCACTCCGGCGGCTTCCAGGAGGGCCACCCGTACCAGAACGTCGTGGACACCTTCTCCACCTGGTACGGCGACGTGATCTACATCGTGGCCATGCTGGCGCTCGGCCTGCACATCCGGCACGGCTTCTGGAGCGCCGCCCAGACCCTCGGCGTCGGCAGCCGCAGGCGCGACCGCACCCTGAAGACCGTCGCCAACGTTCTCGCAGTACTGCTCACGGCCGGCTTCATCGCCGTACCCGTGGGCGTGATGACCGGAGTGGTGAGCTGA
- a CDS encoding LysR family transcriptional regulator, producing the protein MQFQQLQYFVAVAETRHFTRAAELVHVAQPSLSQQIKALERELGADLFLRARGNITLTAAGEALLPLARRILADADTARQEVQELAQLRRGRVRLGATPSLCTGLLPDVLRAFHDRYPGVRLLVEEGGSHDLVRELARGALDLALVVLPLPAPAPALTTVELLREDLVVVSSPEAPAPGHGGRVVGIADLEGERLVMFRHGYDLRELTVAACRSAGFEPEFAVEGGEMDAVLGFVRAGLGVAVVPRMVAARAGTGLRVTPLARPGLDRVIALAHRSDVAPPRAARELQRMLIERGG; encoded by the coding sequence ATGCAGTTCCAGCAGCTCCAGTACTTCGTCGCGGTCGCCGAGACCCGGCACTTCACCCGGGCCGCCGAGCTGGTCCATGTCGCCCAGCCGTCGTTGTCGCAGCAGATCAAGGCGCTGGAGCGGGAGCTGGGCGCCGATCTGTTCCTGCGCGCCCGGGGCAACATCACCCTCACGGCGGCGGGCGAGGCGCTGCTGCCGCTGGCCCGGCGGATCCTCGCGGACGCGGACACGGCGCGGCAGGAGGTGCAGGAACTGGCGCAGCTGCGGCGCGGGCGGGTACGGCTCGGCGCGACGCCGAGTCTGTGCACGGGGCTGCTGCCGGACGTGCTGCGCGCCTTCCACGACCGCTACCCGGGCGTCCGGCTGCTGGTCGAGGAGGGCGGCTCGCACGACCTGGTCCGGGAGCTGGCGCGCGGTGCGCTGGACCTCGCGCTGGTCGTGCTGCCGCTGCCGGCGCCGGCGCCCGCGCTGACCACCGTGGAGCTGCTGCGGGAGGACCTGGTCGTGGTGTCCTCACCGGAGGCGCCGGCGCCGGGGCACGGCGGGCGCGTGGTCGGCATCGCTGATCTGGAGGGTGAGCGGCTGGTGATGTTCCGGCACGGGTACGACCTGCGGGAGCTGACCGTCGCCGCGTGTCGCTCCGCGGGGTTCGAGCCGGAGTTCGCGGTGGAGGGGGGCGAGATGGACGCGGTGCTGGGGTTCGTGCGGGCGGGGCTGGGGGTGGCCGTGGTGCCGCGGATGGTCGCTGCGCGGGCCGGTACCGGGCTTCGGGTGACTCCGTTGGCACGGCCGGGGCTGGACCGGGTGATCGCGCTGGCGCACCGCAGTGATGTGGCTCCGCCGAGGGCTGCGCGGGAGCTTCAGCGGATGTTGATTGAGCGGGGTGGGTAG
- a CDS encoding EAL domain-containing protein — protein sequence MSAEPDGPEDRLRRLTTIWSRALFPVTSTSSTRAEFEEQLLPLARRLSELLRARGFAAGEAKAVGAALVQAHCTDPEALARTLDCVDAYLVLYCGGDGPQDELRIRSSRLQHAMAAGYAEALRERTLAEQEAIAQAALKAQGVVAQALHASEARFRAVFEGAAIGIGIADLDGNILQVNQALLRMFGLPEHSLRGRRVTDWKHSEDAPQTWRLYDELVRGEREHFHMEKAFNRPDGTVLWTNLTVSLLRDADGEPQYQLALMEDTTERRLLNLRLRYEATHDALTGLPNRTLFFERLEKALNASEGQRFGLCYLDLDGFKTVNDSLGHAAGDRLLVEVADRLQSCATAPGEMVARLGGDEFVALTTGPAGRRTVEELAEQIMSALVTPISIDGRDLLVRGSLGIVEGPAGERTAAEVLRSADITMYRAKSAGGNRIELADAEADARAITRHGLTTALPTALDRGEFFIEYQPLVHLGDGSVRGAEALVRWLHPQHGILGPDRFIPLAEHTGLIVPLGRWVLEESVRQARTWRERYGEHTAGGPLRINVNLSPCQLTHPGLVQDTVDILERAGVAPDALCLEVTESALIGADDDLLKPLRRLAEMGVDIALDDFGTGYSNLANLRRLPVSILKLDRSFTQGMQQFPADPVDLKIVEGIVSLAHSLDLTVTVEGVETGAQAEQLRILGCDTAQGWYYARPGPPDRLHDLALADATG from the coding sequence GTGAGCGCGGAGCCGGACGGCCCGGAGGACAGACTGCGCCGGCTGACGACGATCTGGAGCCGGGCGCTGTTCCCGGTGACGTCGACGTCGTCGACGCGCGCCGAGTTCGAGGAACAGCTGCTCCCGCTCGCCCGCCGGCTGAGCGAGCTGCTGCGGGCCCGCGGCTTCGCCGCCGGCGAGGCGAAGGCGGTCGGCGCCGCCCTCGTCCAGGCGCACTGCACGGACCCGGAGGCGCTCGCCCGCACCCTCGACTGCGTCGATGCCTACCTGGTGCTCTACTGCGGCGGTGACGGCCCCCAGGACGAACTGCGCATCCGCTCCTCCCGGTTGCAGCACGCCATGGCCGCCGGGTACGCGGAGGCGCTGCGCGAGCGCACCCTCGCCGAGCAGGAGGCCATCGCCCAGGCCGCGCTGAAGGCCCAGGGCGTGGTCGCCCAGGCGCTGCACGCCAGCGAGGCCCGCTTCCGCGCGGTCTTCGAGGGCGCGGCCATAGGAATCGGCATCGCCGACCTCGACGGCAACATCCTCCAGGTCAACCAGGCCCTGCTGCGCATGTTCGGGCTCCCCGAGCACTCCCTGCGGGGCCGCCGGGTGACGGACTGGAAGCACTCCGAGGACGCCCCCCAGACCTGGCGGCTGTACGACGAACTCGTGCGCGGCGAACGCGAGCACTTCCACATGGAGAAGGCGTTCAACCGGCCCGACGGCACGGTCCTGTGGACCAACCTGACGGTCTCTCTGCTGCGCGACGCCGACGGCGAACCGCAGTACCAGCTCGCCCTGATGGAGGACACCACCGAACGGCGGCTGCTCAACCTCCGGCTGCGCTACGAGGCCACCCACGACGCCCTCACGGGCCTGCCCAACCGCACGCTGTTCTTCGAGCGCCTGGAGAAGGCCCTGAACGCGAGCGAGGGCCAGCGGTTCGGCCTGTGCTACCTCGATCTGGACGGCTTCAAGACCGTCAACGACAGCCTCGGGCACGCGGCCGGCGACCGGCTGCTGGTGGAGGTCGCCGACCGGCTGCAGTCCTGCGCGACCGCGCCCGGCGAGATGGTCGCCCGGCTCGGCGGCGACGAGTTCGTCGCGCTGACCACCGGCCCCGCCGGGCGGCGCACGGTCGAGGAACTCGCCGAGCAGATCATGAGCGCGCTGGTCACCCCGATCAGCATCGACGGCCGCGACCTGCTGGTCCGCGGCAGTCTCGGCATCGTGGAGGGCCCGGCCGGGGAGCGCACGGCGGCGGAGGTGCTGCGCAGCGCGGACATCACCATGTACCGGGCCAAGTCGGCGGGCGGCAACCGGATCGAGCTGGCCGACGCCGAGGCCGACGCCCGCGCCATCACCCGGCACGGTCTGACCACCGCGCTGCCGACGGCCCTGGACCGCGGCGAGTTCTTCATCGAGTACCAGCCGCTGGTGCACCTCGGCGACGGCAGCGTCCGGGGCGCCGAGGCGCTGGTCCGCTGGCTGCACCCGCAGCACGGCATCCTCGGCCCCGACAGGTTCATCCCGCTCGCCGAGCACACCGGCCTGATCGTGCCGCTCGGCCGCTGGGTCCTGGAGGAGTCCGTCCGGCAGGCCCGCACGTGGCGCGAGCGGTACGGCGAGCACACCGCGGGCGGCCCGCTGCGCATCAACGTCAACCTCTCGCCCTGCCAGCTCACCCATCCCGGCCTCGTCCAGGACACCGTCGACATCCTCGAACGCGCCGGCGTCGCCCCGGACGCCCTCTGCCTGGAAGTCACCGAGTCCGCCCTGATCGGCGCCGACGACGACCTCCTCAAACCCCTGCGCCGACTGGCCGAGATGGGCGTCGACATCGCCCTCGACGACTTCGGCACCGGCTACTCCAACCTCGCCAACCTGCGCCGCCTCCCGGTGAGCATCCTCAAACTGGACCGCTCCTTCACCCAGGGCATGCAGCAGTTCCCGGCGGACCCCGTCGACCTCAAGATCGTCGAAGGCATCGTCTCCCTCGCCCACAGCCTCGACCTCACGGTCACCGTCGAGGGCGTCGAAACAGGAGCCCAGGCCGAACAACTCCGCATACTGGGCTGCGACACAGCCCAAGGCTGGTACTACGCCCGCCCGGGCCCCCCAGACCGCCTGCACGACCTGGCCCTGGCAGACGCAACAGGCTGA
- a CDS encoding SAM-dependent methyltransferase: MERPAWAPRSIDISVPSVSRIYDYYLGGSHNFEVDREAARKAMEFLPGLPKIMQANRAFMRRAVRYAAGEGITQFLDIGSGIPTFGNVHEVARAAAPDARVVYVDHDPVAVAHSQAVLAGDAAADVVAADLRKPHEILASPQVERLIDLNRPVALLLVAILHFVEDTDDPHAAVAELRAALAPGSLLILTHASYEGIPLPPERAEGAVDVYKDIRNPLIMRSREEIAGFFEGYDMVEPGLVPMPRWRPESEPEDEDPFAYSGFAGVGRTA, encoded by the coding sequence ATGGAGCGTCCCGCCTGGGCCCCCCGGAGCATCGACATCTCGGTGCCGAGCGTTTCGCGTATCTACGACTACTACCTGGGCGGTTCGCACAACTTCGAGGTCGACCGGGAAGCGGCCCGCAAGGCGATGGAGTTCCTGCCGGGCCTGCCGAAGATCATGCAGGCGAACCGGGCGTTCATGCGCCGGGCCGTGCGCTACGCCGCCGGTGAGGGCATCACCCAGTTCCTCGACATCGGTTCCGGCATCCCGACGTTCGGCAACGTCCACGAGGTGGCCCGCGCCGCCGCCCCGGACGCCCGCGTGGTCTACGTCGACCACGACCCGGTGGCCGTGGCGCACAGCCAGGCGGTCCTGGCGGGCGACGCCGCCGCTGACGTCGTCGCCGCGGACCTGCGCAAGCCGCACGAGATACTCGCCAGCCCCCAGGTGGAGCGGCTGATCGACCTGAACCGTCCAGTGGCCCTCCTCCTCGTTGCCATACTGCACTTCGTGGAAGACACGGACGACCCGCACGCCGCGGTGGCCGAGCTGCGCGCGGCACTCGCCCCCGGCAGCCTGCTGATCCTCACGCATGCCTCGTACGAGGGAATCCCGCTGCCTCCGGAGCGGGCCGAGGGCGCGGTGGACGTATACAAGGACATTCGCAACCCGCTGATCATGCGCTCGCGCGAGGAGATCGCGGGGTTCTTCGAGGGGTACGACATGGTGGAACCCGGACTGGTGCCGATGCCGCGCTGGCGCCCGGAGTCCGAGCCGGAGGACGAGGATCCGTTCGCCTACTCCGGATTCGCCGGCGTGGGGCGTACGGCGTGA
- a CDS encoding SCO0930 family lipoprotein, with product MNTSWRTASLVATAAAVLTLTTACGQDNTTTPSSAAQNVGATAVPGGYGNPGTGAGTGAGNGYGADGNQSSASSAPAAPVGKLTVAANPDLGNVVSDGSGLTLYRFDKDTANPPKSNCAGDCATTWPPVPADDAQAGAGIDKALLGEVTRADGGKQLTIGGWPAYRYVKDVNSGDVNGQGVGGKWFAMAPDGKKAKLSDLPGLSVRKDPKLGDIVVDKNGMTVYRFLKDKAWPKSVSNCSGSCLEKWPAVAPVESGDTKGIQKKGLMGFTRPDGTRQMTVDCWPIYTFSGDKAAGDTNGQGVGGTWYAVSPSGKPVGAPGK from the coding sequence ATGAATACCTCCTGGCGGACCGCCTCACTGGTGGCCACGGCCGCCGCGGTGCTGACGCTGACGACGGCGTGCGGTCAGGACAACACCACCACTCCGTCCTCGGCCGCCCAGAACGTCGGGGCCACGGCCGTACCGGGCGGCTACGGCAATCCGGGCACCGGTGCCGGGACGGGCGCGGGCAACGGCTACGGCGCCGACGGCAACCAGAGTTCGGCCTCCTCCGCCCCCGCGGCCCCCGTCGGCAAGCTCACCGTGGCCGCCAACCCCGACCTGGGCAACGTGGTGTCCGACGGCTCCGGCCTCACCCTGTACCGCTTCGACAAGGACACCGCGAATCCGCCCAAGTCGAACTGCGCCGGCGACTGCGCCACCACCTGGCCGCCCGTGCCCGCCGACGACGCCCAGGCCGGCGCCGGCATCGACAAGGCCCTGCTCGGCGAGGTCACCCGGGCCGACGGCGGCAAGCAGCTCACCATCGGCGGCTGGCCCGCCTACCGCTACGTCAAGGACGTCAACTCCGGTGACGTCAACGGGCAGGGCGTGGGCGGGAAGTGGTTCGCCATGGCGCCGGACGGCAAGAAGGCCAAACTGTCGGACCTGCCCGGTCTGTCCGTCCGCAAGGACCCCAAGCTCGGGGACATCGTCGTGGACAAGAACGGCATGACTGTCTACCGCTTCCTCAAGGACAAGGCGTGGCCGAAGTCCGTCTCCAACTGCTCCGGTTCCTGCCTGGAGAAGTGGCCGGCCGTCGCGCCCGTCGAGAGCGGCGACACCAAGGGCATCCAGAAGAAGGGCCTGATGGGCTTCACCAGGCCCGACGGAACCCGGCAGATGACCGTCGACTGCTGGCCGATCTACACCTTCTCCGGTGACAAGGCCGCCGGAGACACCAACGGCCAGGGTGTGGGCGGCACGTGGTACGCCGTCTCGCCCTCCGGCAAGCCGGTCGGCGCGCCCGGCAAGTAG
- a CDS encoding DUF4239 domain-containing protein — MSDWLVLVLAMLGACAVVVVITLVRHRTAAEDDDPSETPDVIEYMTMWIGVVYAIVLGLAIAGVWEARSAAQDHVQAEAQALHEISERVRVYPPAVRDHIRDDVDAYVSYVVTTEWKSMTDHERVTGHGTELLARVRADVTDYQPKNDFEAQAYQPVLDQMAAADQARNARADSTGATMPSVVWWGLITGALITVGMVFALQIRRTRRELILAGVFSATIAFMLFLIWDFDAPFSRGIATTAEPFLNLFPHAGS; from the coding sequence TTGTCGGATTGGCTTGTTCTCGTCCTCGCGATGCTGGGGGCCTGCGCCGTGGTGGTCGTCATCACCCTCGTACGGCACCGGACCGCGGCCGAGGACGACGACCCCAGCGAGACGCCGGACGTCATCGAGTACATGACCATGTGGATCGGGGTCGTGTACGCCATCGTCCTGGGCCTGGCCATCGCGGGCGTGTGGGAGGCCCGCAGCGCCGCTCAGGACCATGTGCAGGCCGAGGCCCAGGCGCTGCACGAGATCTCGGAGCGGGTCCGGGTCTACCCGCCGGCCGTGCGTGACCACATCCGGGACGACGTCGACGCGTACGTGAGCTACGTCGTCACCACCGAGTGGAAGTCGATGACCGACCACGAGCGGGTCACCGGGCACGGCACCGAACTGCTGGCACGGGTCCGCGCGGACGTCACGGACTACCAGCCGAAGAACGACTTCGAGGCACAGGCCTACCAGCCGGTCCTGGACCAGATGGCCGCCGCCGACCAGGCGCGCAACGCCCGTGCCGACTCCACCGGGGCGACCATGCCGTCCGTGGTGTGGTGGGGGCTGATCACCGGGGCGCTGATCACCGTCGGCATGGTCTTCGCGCTGCAGATCCGGCGCACCCGGCGGGAACTGATCCTGGCCGGGGTGTTCTCCGCGACCATCGCCTTCATGCTCTTCCTGATCTGGGACTTCGACGCCCCGTTCAGCCGGGGCATCGCGACGACCGCGGAGCCGTTCCTCAACCTGTTCCCGCACGCCGGGTCGTAG
- a CDS encoding class F sortase, whose amino-acid sequence MSASELSELAEEEERRRKRAPWGAIALVLLTGLALIRNGSGEFDSGPPQPASAAAPASTAPASTSPSAAPAALPFSAVDRVRIPTIRVDAPVIPVGLDADGWVAAPPPDNANLAGWFTGAVSPGEKGTAVIVGHVDNKQGPAVFYGLGALKKGNRIEVLRKDGRTAVFEIYGIEVFEKSKFPGDRVYGSKGTPELRVITCGGGFSKQHGYDGNVVVFARLVAVK is encoded by the coding sequence ATGTCTGCCTCCGAGCTGTCCGAGCTCGCCGAAGAGGAGGAGCGGCGGCGGAAGCGCGCTCCGTGGGGTGCCATAGCGCTGGTGCTGCTGACCGGTCTGGCCCTCATCCGCAACGGTTCGGGTGAGTTCGACTCCGGTCCGCCGCAGCCGGCGTCGGCGGCCGCCCCCGCGAGCACCGCCCCGGCGAGCACGTCCCCGTCCGCCGCCCCGGCCGCGCTGCCGTTCTCGGCGGTCGACCGGGTGCGGATCCCGACGATCCGGGTCGACGCGCCCGTGATCCCGGTCGGTCTCGACGCCGACGGCTGGGTGGCCGCGCCGCCCCCGGACAACGCCAACCTGGCGGGCTGGTTCACCGGTGCGGTCTCCCCCGGCGAGAAGGGCACCGCCGTCATCGTCGGGCACGTCGACAACAAGCAGGGTCCCGCCGTGTTCTACGGCCTCGGGGCGCTGAAGAAGGGGAACAGGATCGAGGTCCTGCGCAAGGACGGCAGGACCGCGGTGTTCGAGATCTACGGCATCGAGGTCTTCGAGAAGAGCAAGTTCCCCGGCGACCGGGTGTACGGCTCGAAGGGCACACCGGAGCTGCGGGTCATCACCTGCGGCGGCGGCTTCTCCAAGCAGCACGGCTACGACGGCAACGTCGTCGTCTTCGCCCGCCTGGTCGCGGTGAAGTGA
- a CDS encoding polysaccharide deacetylase family protein, with product MQKDQLFTRRRLLLAGAAAVGAAGTATGVVLAGGEDTGGRAAPAPGPQARQAPKASAFRLQPLTGDGHPRAAPPALKVRTEPILKIPADGRHMMLTFDDGPHPDYTPHILDTLAKYDVRAMFFVCGEQVEWNRDLLARMADEGHVVGNHTWTHPLLIRMSRKKIHSEMKRTSDIIEDTYGERPQWFRAPYGAWNRNVFELGAEMGMEPMAWTVDTTDWTTPGTRTIVKRVEKGAAPGVVVLSHDAGGDRTQSVRAIREYLPYLIDHGYHLTVPRHRPV from the coding sequence ATGCAGAAGGATCAGTTGTTCACCCGGCGCCGGCTCCTGCTCGCCGGCGCCGCCGCCGTGGGTGCCGCGGGAACCGCCACCGGAGTCGTCCTGGCGGGCGGCGAGGACACCGGCGGCCGGGCCGCCCCCGCGCCGGGTCCCCAGGCACGCCAGGCCCCCAAGGCCTCCGCCTTCCGGCTCCAGCCCCTCACCGGCGACGGCCACCCGCGCGCTGCCCCGCCCGCCCTGAAGGTGCGGACCGAACCCATCCTGAAGATCCCCGCCGACGGCCGGCACATGATGCTCACCTTCGACGACGGCCCCCACCCGGACTACACCCCGCACATCCTGGACACCCTCGCCAAGTACGACGTACGGGCGATGTTCTTCGTGTGCGGCGAACAGGTCGAGTGGAACCGCGACCTGCTCGCCCGGATGGCCGACGAGGGGCACGTGGTCGGCAACCACACCTGGACGCATCCGCTGCTGATCCGGATGAGCCGCAAGAAGATCCACTCCGAGATGAAGCGGACCAGCGACATCATCGAGGACACCTACGGGGAGCGGCCGCAGTGGTTCCGCGCCCCCTACGGCGCCTGGAACCGGAACGTGTTCGAACTGGGCGCCGAGATGGGCATGGAGCCGATGGCCTGGACCGTCGACACCACCGACTGGACGACACCCGGCACCCGGACCATCGTCAAAAGGGTGGAGAAGGGCGCCGCCCCCGGCGTCGTGGTGCTCTCCCACGACGCCGGGGGCGACCGGACGCAGAGCGTCCGCGCGATCCGTGAGTACCTGCCGTATCTGATCGACCACGGCTACCACCTCACCGTGCCGCGTCACCGTCCCGTCTGA